Proteins from a genomic interval of Neodiprion lecontei isolate iyNeoLeco1 chromosome 2, iyNeoLeco1.1, whole genome shotgun sequence:
- the LOC107222861 gene encoding rabenosyn-5 codes for MAEGEQMLEGFLCSICKTDLKTPHQLTKHFEEYHNDNPEILKTLKELYGKAKKKILKHEGSSEELVTLDTSLKYRESSLDFYYNDWEPQELGETRSYTRYFTEVRNVRLERYSAETNKLIIRLDKLLNELPSDPISRRVHEQSIVPWIDDKSVKLCPTCARSFHVARRKHHCRLCGAVMCHDCTMFLALGDARNMVNPTLVQDDSAISPTSTESRISGRFVRAGIGLSKLARSPSSGSLNSIISLVNDPSRSEQHFRLCVHCEELLRFREQLKERKLSKPIICQFYEKMRSYIDEANEHSVMYNKMCESLRKGETTYNLQDAQTLRVKIAKLAENIDLISKRISILGIKDVDNPPKGQTLKLQQMIRSAATTFLKEHLLNSKPLPTEEEYTAFKERRRKAIEDRIEHERQMEMEELQRERRREQQNREALISDFVIVSRNDQMILDKSQGWGPSSATPILASSMDPIIEQMNNLRAYIKQARDAHKYDEVATLETNLRELQSAYFAMNQGNSSDS; via the exons ATGGCGGAAGGCGAACAAATGCTGGAGGGCTTCCTGTGTTCTATTTGCAAGACAGATTTGAAGACTCCGCATCAACTAACCAAACATTTTGAAGAATATCACAATGATAATCCAGAAATTCTGAAAACTCTCAAAG AACTGTACGGtaaagcgaagaaaaaaattttaaagcaTGAGGGATCGTCGGAAGAATTAGTAACACTCGACACATCTTTGAAGTACCGTGAATCCAGCCTAGACTTTTACTACAACGATTGGGAACCTCAGGAATtgg GTGAAACTAGATCCTACACAAGATACTTTACTGAAGTACGAAATGTAAGACTGGAAAGATATTCCGCTGAAACTAATAAACTTATAATAAGATTGGACAAACTATTAAATGAATTGCCATCAGATCCTATCAGCAGAAGAG TCCATGAGCAATCCATTGTTCCGTGGATAGATGACAAGTCTGTTAAACTTTGTCCAACTTGCGCTAGGAGTTTTCATGTCGCTAGAAGAAAACATCATTGCAGACTATGTGGAGCCGTTATGTGCCACGATTGCACAATGTTTTTGGCATTGGGAGATGCAA gAAATATGGTGAATCCGACCCTTGTACAAGATGATTCAGCAATATCTCCGACATCGACCGAATCCAGAATTTCTGGCCGATTTGTACGTGCCGGTATAGGATTATCAAAGTTGGCTAGATCCCCATCTAGCGGAAGTTTAAACAGTATTATTTCATTAGTTAATGATCCTTCTCGCAGTGAACAGCACTTCAGACTATGCGTTCATTGCGAAGAACTCCTCAGGTTTAGGGAGCAattgaaagagagaaaattatcaaaaccgATCATTTGCCAGTTTTATGAAAAGATGCGTTCATATATAGACGAAGCAAACGAGCATTCAGTGATGTACAACAAGATGTGCGAGTCTTTAAG AAAAGGGGAAACCACGTATAATCTTCAGGATGCTCAAACGTTACGTGTTAAAATAGCAAAGCTAGCAGAGAACATAGACTTAATCAGTAAGAGAATCTCTATTTTGGGAATAAAGGACGTGGATAATCCCCCGAAAGGCCAAACTTTGAAGCTCCAGCAGATGATCAGATCAGCAGCGACAACGTTTTTGAAAGAACACTTACTAAACTCCAAGCCCTTGCCTACAGAGGAGGAATATACAGCATTCAAAGAAAGGCGTAGAAAAGCAATTGAGGATAGAATCGAGCATGAGAGACAAATGGAGATGGAGGAATTGCaaagagagagacggaggGAACAACAAAACCGAGAAGCGCTCATTAGCGATTTTGTCATAGTGTCAAGAAATGATCAG ATGATACTGGACAAATCACAAGGCTGGGGTCCATCAAGCGCAACACCAATACTCGCATCATCTATGGATCCGATAATAGAACAAATGAACAATCTTCGGGCGTATATAAAGCAAGCAAGGGACGCTCACAAGTATGACGAAGTGGCTACTCTAGAAACCAATTTGAGAGAACTGCAAAGCGCTTACTTTGCGATGAATCAAGGCAACAGTAGCGACAGCTAA
- the LOC107222860 gene encoding DNA repair protein RAD50, with protein sequence MSRVRRLGISGIRNFGPGDDERGLQTIRFSHPLTMIFGPNGTGKTTIIEALKYASTGDFPPGCGANNQNSFVHDALLTDECSVKGVVIAEMCDTKGNIVTVSRRLLSVQKKFKKGCKVLDTTLSTKNIKTGEKVSISHRCADVDLEMGLALGVSKPILNHVIFCHQEDSTWPLEDGKKLKERFDQIFDSDKYNKAVERIRKFNNKIKNDLRVTKAQRESLEILLEESNQKKKSLEKYETRLVKSIQKVSEVVEKMKPLNEKMNELRDSEAHYIKLHTEKETKKTEYGLIKQQIMELKESIQVLHDGTAEELQKEIAAFDNTRVEMESEMEMLKNKSRDMNKEESKLKVTISNKQLSIGKLKEQAQALEKNISLRNRKLSQMRTEWGLDEVGEEVTETEAAVGFDQLKDKLTEMERNIKDIALKHQAVEKTLQEELDALRDQKSKLESGMVLFKRQIAEKRTETRRIRAQIEEVNMLASQLELVDSKLQEANTKLDTMAASFDVDAVKKNIEDEIKKRDQMELSLDKLDEEVKLLQQQSSLHAELDLLRSALAVKEKDIQKLKNKHQANLKMLLKTEVLPESNLKHTLSGIHDSFSEQIKQLNHQLQKEQRVLTTLETTKKHHEHEIKEKNSELEDIQDKIATMCHGIDYEEVLLHAKKTVQDLQDSKGMYTYKSIAYKDYIKKTDSCCPLCHRNFDSQQEIEEFKSELNEEVNKYPNQLKTCEEKLKVQQERYDSLLQLKPLVDKVKQIEETTLKKLRNDLIQVKQKLSESHARVEKLQLQIAEPEGKLAQCKDIVCDVAQWDQYSAEVVKLNQSIARVKARLSDKVGERSMQEAQAEQELLRKSLSTIRKRIEKLQSSLSTHNDKLQQARESRNRLVEEQLRMKSEVQKLQQLQDKLKDLHAEEVSLQENVQQLQVQLGPVNQNLAAKNDSLQKIKREHRESLDNDRSVVSQKSRSLHDLNTIQSQIDNSIRNGVTDSLRKSELEMKKYQQMDEELQKNKIEVTTKINEIINEISKQETRKRDMSDNMILKEKGAAAVVLQREITELREKLGNMNYRQLLDHKKKLIDEEELLIREKNLEQGGQDEMERNIKQLKRELNKEVYRLALKNYMRKSAEVVVQEEAINDLVAYTTALDRAIIEFHEERMASVNRIILRLWTQIYKGKDTTAIQIHTDSTEGMGNKKRVYNYKVVQEKQKVTMDMKGRCSAGQKVLASIIIRMALAETFAKNCGIFALDEPTTNLDVHNIKSLAQALVSIVNLRSKQQKNFQLIVISHDEDFITQLGKVDKVGKVYELYRNEKGLTEVKELCIENNATFDDCSQNGESSGEEDAADVERRSRKRKELAEERKNLLKGNSSVSPPRKKRNERE encoded by the exons ATGTCGAGGGTAAGAAGATTAGGGATTTCTGGAATCCGAAACTTCGGCCCTGGCGATGATGAGAGGGGATTACAAACAATAAGGTTCAGTCACCCGTTGACTATGATTTTTGGACCAAATGGAACCGGGAAAACAACCATTATCGAGGCCCTAAAATATGCGAGCACAGGGGATTTTCCGCCTGGCTGTGGTGCAAACAACCAGAATTCATTCGTACACGATGCTTTGCTAACCGACGAATGCTCC GTAAAAGGTGTGGTGATAGCTGAGATGTGCGATACCAAAGGAAACATAGTAACGGTATCGCGAAGGCTATTATCTGTTCAAAAAAAGTTTAAGAAAGGCTGTAAAGTCCTGGACACTACTCTGTCTACGAAGAACATAAAAACGGGAGAG AAAGTATCGATAAGCCATCGCTGCGCCGATGTGGATCTTGAAATGGGTTTGGCTTTGGGAGTGTCAAAACCTATTTTAAATCACgtaattttttgtcatcaaGAAGATTCGACATGGCCATtagaagatggaaaaaaactgaaagaaaGATTCGATCAGATTTTTGACTCTGATAAATACAACAAAGCAGTCGAGAGAATTAGAAAGTTTAATAACAAGATAAAAAACGATCTTCGTGTTACTAAAGCTCAGAGAGAGTCGTTGGAAATTTTGCTTGAAGAATCTAACCAGAAGAAAAAGAGCTTGGAAAAGTATGAAACTCGACTGGTAAAGTCTATTCAAAAAGTTTCTgaagttgttgaaaaaatgaagccTCTTAATGAGAAAATGAACGAACTTCGTGATTCTGAAGCACATTACATCAAGTTACATACGGAAAAAG aaacaaaaaaaactgaatatgGACTGATAAAACAGCAAATAATGGAATTGAAAGAGAGCATACAAGTTCTTCACGACGGGACAGCGGAAGAACTGCAAAAAGAAATTGCTGCATTCGATAATACACGGGTTGAAATGGAAAGTGAGATGGAAATG CTGAAGAATAAATCGAGAGATATGAACAAAGAGGAAAGCAAGTTAAAAGTCACTATCAGCAACAAGCAATTATCGATTGGAAAGTTGAAAGAGCAGGCTCAagcgttggaaaaaaatatttcgctcCGTAACCGTAAACTTAGTCAAATGCGAACAGAATGGGGTCTCGATGAAGTTGGAGAAGAAGTAACAGAGACAG AAGCTGCTGTTGGTTTCGACCAATTGAAAGATAAATTGACTGAGATGGAACGGAATATCAAGGACATAGCGCTCAAGCATCAGGCTGTTGAAAAAACATTACAAGAGGAATTGGATGCCCTCAGAGATCAGAAATCTAAACTCGAATCAGGAATGGTCCTGTTCAAAAGGCAGATAGCTGAGAAACGAACGGAGACAAGGAGAATTCGTGCGCAAATAGAGGAa GTGAACATGTTAGCCAGCCAATTGGAGTTAGTCGACTCTAAATTGCAAGAAGCAAATACAAAACTTGATACCATGGCTGCAAGTTTTGACGTTGATGccgtgaaaaaaaacatagaaGATGAAATCAAAAAGCGGGATCAGATGGAATTGAGTTTGGATAAATTGGATGAAGAAGTGAAATTACTTCAGCAACAAAGTTCATTACATGCTGAATTGGATCTGCTCAGATCAGCTTTGGCAGTAAAAGAAAAGGACATTCAGAAGTT gAAAAACAAGCATCAGGCGAACTTGAAGATGCTTTTGAAAACCGAAGTATTACCggaatcaaatttgaaacataCTCTTAGTGGAATTCACGATAGCTtt aGTGAACAAATCAAACAATTGAACCACCAATTGCAGAAAGAGCAACGTGTGCTGACCACACTTGAAACTACAAAAAAACATCACGAACAtgaaataaaggaaaaaaatagcGAGCTTGAGG ACATTCAAGATAAAATAGCCACCATGTGCCATGGTATAGACTACGAAGAAGTTTTGCTACATGCAAAGAAAACCGTGCAAGATTTGCAGGATTCCAAAGGAATGTATACTTACAAAAGTATAGCGTACAAAGATTATATAAAGAAAACAGATTCCTGCTGTCCGCTCTGTCACCGTAATTTCGATAGTCAGCAGGAAATTGAAGAATTCAAATCTGAGTTGAACGAGGAAGTGAACAAATATCCTAACCAGTTGAAAACTTGTgaagaaaagttgaaagttCAGCAAGAGCGGTACGATTCTTTGCTGCAATTGAAGCCACTTGTGGACAAAGTTAAACAAATAGAAGAAACCACCTTAAAGAAGTTGAGAAACGACTTGATTCAAGTGAAACAGAAATTATCAGAGTCTCACGCGCGAGTTGAGAAACTGCAACTACAGATTGCTGAACCTGAGGGTAAACTAGCGCAATGCAAAGACATTGTCTGTGATGTAGCACAGTGGGATCAGTATTCTGCAGAAGTCGtaaaactgaatcaatctatTGCTCGAGTCAAAGCTCGTCTTTCTGACAAAGTCGGCGAGAGGTCTATGCAAGAAGCACAAGCCGAGCAAGAGTTGTTGAGAAAATCTCTCAGCACTATACGCAAAAGGATCGAAAAACTGCAATCATCATTAAGTACTCACAACGATAAATTACAACAGGCAAGAGAGTCTAGAAATAGACTGGTCGAGGAGCAATTGAGAATGAAGTCTGAAGTACAGAAACTACAGCAGCTGCAGGACAAATTGAAAGACTTGCACGCTGAAGAAGTATCTCTACAAGAAAACGTGCAGCAATTGCAGGTGCAATTGGGACCCGTTAATCAGAATCTGGCAGCCAAAAATGATTCACTCCAAAAAATAAAG cGAGAGCACCGAGAATCGCTGGACAACGATCGGAGTGTTGTATCTCAAAAATCAAGGAGTCTGCATGATTTGAACACTATCCAATCGCAAATTGATAATAGCATCCGCAATGGAGTAACGGACTCGTTGAGGAAATCTGAATTGGAAATGAAGAAGTATCAACAGATGGATGAAGAATtgcaaaagaataaaattgaagttactacaaaaattaacgaaataaTTAACGAAATCTCGAAACAAGAGACCCGCAAACGCGACATGAGCGACAACATGATATTGAAGGAAAAGGGCGCAGCAGCCGTAGTGCTTCAGCGTGAAATAACAGAGTTACGAGAGAAGTTAGGTAACATGAATTATCGCCAGCTGTTAGATCACAAGAAAAAACTAATAGACGAGGAAGAACTTCTCATTCGCGAA AAAAACCTCGAACAAGGAGGACAAGACGAAATGGAGCGTAATATTAAACAGTTGAAACGTGAATTGAACAAAGAAGTGTATAGATTGGCTCTTAAAAATTACATGCGCAAGTCCGCTGAAGTTGTT GTGCAAGAGGAAGCAATAAACGACCTCGTGGCGTATACTACAGCCTTGGATAGGGCAATAATTGAGTTTCACGAAGAACGAATGGCTTCAGTAAACCGGATTATACTAAGATTGTGGACGCAAATCTATAAGGGTAAAGATACGACGGCTATTCAGATTCATACAGATTCAACCGAAGGAATGGGCAACAAAAAAAGAGTTTACAATTACAAAGTTGTTCAAGAGAAACAAAAGGTCACTATGGACATGAAGGGACGTTGCAGTGCAGGGCAAAAG GTACTTGCGTCAATCATCATAAGAATGGCCTTAGCTGAAACATTTGCTAAAAATTGTGGTATATTTGCATTAGATGAACCGACAACAAACCTTGATGTGCATAACATAAAAAGTCTAGCTCAGGCACTGGTTTC AATTGTGAATCTTCGTTCTAAACAACAGAAGAATTTCCAATTGATCGTTATTAGTCATGACGAAGACTTTATAACTCAACTAGGTAAAGTTGACAAAGTCGGAAAAGTTTACGAACTTTATCGAAATGAGAA AGGGCTGACTGAGGTTAAAGAGTTGTGCATTGAGAACAATGCAACATTTGATGATTGCTCTCAAAATGGAGAATCCTCAGGTGAAGAAGATGCCGCAGACGTGGAAAGGCGTTCACGTAAACGAAAAGAACTTgccgaagaaagaaaaaatttgctgAAAGGCAATTCGTCCGTTAGTCCTCCACGCAAGAAGAGAAATGAGAGAGAATGA
- the LOC107222864 gene encoding RING finger protein 37: MLLNFCHPCLRPEISCSTISTEGYDVKNLVNESSQGFLAYACIKPPINIDLTFICNVEISRVIVWPSVGSQKSSGFQLMAKSTTDTGAPYSTLSNAYLSAAQGGVIFYRRDINETLTCVPNGFLQRYIKISDHHAVNKATNLRLCIVKTENSVPAIGRIEVWGRVARCCGRDVIAGVNSLWTQEHSPRIPTIDEIRESPTKKNDHDSLEKSNCAVEVPEDFLDPITYEVMVQPIMLPSGKIIDQLTLERHEQNEALWGRSPSDPFTGIPFGNTCKPIIATSLKARIDKFLIENSNDDNIKKLPRTVGRKISQVCDQLVGVERTVCANSKSTVLKVKSSHTLKRNIPSNLTNSQHKLPVLVMCTKQSLDLTESKRTRLSKTPQRCTVSDDIDIEGDCARNISNEIDGDLELNVKSVLSGLKRFNGPKTREASGVPKGCSCCKSSILYKLPCKHVICRRVLTTVKLPKCQHCGLSYSTRDPIRIHD; this comes from the exons atgttGCTAAACTTCTGTCACCCCTGTCTGAGACCAGAGATCAGCTGTAGTACAATAAGCACCGAAGGGTACGACGTAAAGAATCTTGTGAACGAATCATCGCAGGGTTTTTTGGCGTACGCATGCATAAAACCACCCATAAACATTGACCTAACCTTTATTTGCAACGTTGAAATAAGTCGAGTTATAGTCTGGCCCTCAGTCGGCTCCCAGAAATCGTCCGGGTTTCAGCTGATGGCTAAATCAACTACCGATACTGGAGCACCTTACTCCACATTGTCAAATGCATATTTAAGTGCTGCTCAGGGTGGAGTAATTTTCTACAGGAGAGACATTAACGAGACTCTGACTTGCGTGCCGAACGGCTTCTTACAGCGGTACATCAAGATTTCTGATCACCATGCCGTGAACAAGGCTACTAATCTCAGGCTTTGCATTGTCAAAACGGAGAACTCTGTTCCTGCCATTGGAAGAATTGAAGTTTGGGGGAGAGTCGCACGATGCTGTGGAAGAGACGTCATTGCTGGAGTAAATTCCCTCTGGACACAAGAACATAGTCCCCGTATTCCTACTATTGATGAAATTAGAGAGTCtcctacaaaaaaaaatgatcatgatAGTTT GGAGAAGAGTAACTGCGCTGTAGAAGTACCAGAAGATTTTCTCGATCCAATAACGTATGAAGTAATGGTGCAACCGATTATGCTGCCAAGCGGCAAGATCATTGATCAATTGACTCTAGAACGGCATGAGCAAAACGAAGCCTTATGGGGTCGCTCACCATCTGATCCATTCACCGGTATTCCGTTTGGAAATACTTGTAAACCAATAATAGCAACATCGCTTAAAGCAAGAATTGACAAATTCCTAATAGAAAATAGTAACGAtgacaatataaaaaaattaccaagaaCAGTCGGTCGGAAGATATCGCAAGTATGTGATCAATTAGTGGGTGTTGAAAGAACTGTCTGTGCAAATAGCAAGTCCACTGTTCTAAAAGTGAAATCTAGTCATACATTGAAGCGAAACATTCCGTCGAACTTGACGAATAGCCAGCACAAACTTCCGGTTCTAGTTATGTGCACCAAACAATCCTTAGATTTGACGGAATCTAAACGAACTCGATTAAGCAAAACTCCGCAACGCTGTACTGTCAGCGATGATATCGATATTGAGGGTGATTGTGCGAGGAATATTAGCAATGAAATTGACGGTGATTTGGAATTGAATGTTAAGTCTGTCTTATCAGGTCTCAAACGATTCAATGGGCCAAAAACTCGCGAAGCATCTGGAGTACCGAAAGGTTGCTCATGTTGCAAGTCTAGTATTCTGTACAAATTGCCATGCAAGCACGTTATTTGTAGGAGAGTTCTTACAACTGTGAAATTGCCAAAGTGCCAGCATTGCGGCTTGTCTTACTCAACGCGTGACCCGATAAGGATACATGACTAG
- the LOC107222854 gene encoding radial spoke head 14 homolog: MYPCPMLHSYYQRCENQIPRRALNRMIDQAMLKDTDCRELDPPILRLNSLHPECYAPHVDVTRAKCAFGRRALPKLRTELHSEHPRIVRQAVNTIADLIHNPESVVEAIRLRIPDRLADLLVSEDPFLRERIGMIYTSLASQSNGGSAITGNPSIVCNLVKNLRDDLDCVRLRAAEAIEMLARNCRVAQDLCAFGFIDLIVDRIIEEKKDILVVHLETLKSLLDCDQKIHAIEIGTMDKLVMLLQRKDEDILVASLACLAILCSHPVGKQKSIDMDLLFVLKTFLEDERRAVHTKAAGVVAFVTITTPGKLRALDLQIMGRLLELATDFHCRELQLMALKALTNIAEVPRGRAMMLQSNTMFIENIDTCKDEATERHKAILMETIRWQP, from the exons ATGTATCCGTGTCCGATGCTCCATAGTTACTATCAAAgatgtgaaaatcaaattcCTAGAAGAGCTCTGAACCGGATGATAGACCAAG CGATGTTGAAGGACACAGATTGCAGAGAACTGGATCCCCCGATACTCAGGCTAAATTCTTTGCATCCCGAATGTTACGCTCCTCATGTGGACGTGACACGTGCCAAGTGTGCTTTCGGTCGGCGAGCTCTACCTAAGCTG AGGACGGAATTGCACAGTGAACATCCTCGGATTGTTAGACAAGCGGTCAACACGATCGCCGATTTGATCCACAACCCGGAAAGCGTTGTTGAGGCAATAAGGCTTCGTATACCAGACAG GCTAGCAGATCTTTTGGTATCTGAAGATCCCTTCCTCCGTGAAAGAATTGGAATGATTTACACATCGTTGGCCAGTCAATCAAATGGCGGTTCAGCGATTACCGGTAACCCATCGATAGTTTGCaacttggtgaaaaatttacgcGATGATCTTGACTGTGTACGGTTGAGGGCAGCAGAGGCCATCGAAATGTTGGCGAGAAATTGTCGAG ttGCGCAAGATCTCTGCGCCTTTGGATTTATCGATCTGATCGTCGATCGAataattgaagagaaaaaggatATTTTG gtCGTTCATCTCGAAACGTTGAAATCTCTTCTGGACTGCGACCAGAAGATTCACGCGATCGAGATTGGGACGATGGACAAACTCGTCATGCTCCTCCAGCGAAAGGACGAGGATATTTTAGTTGCATCTCTGGCATGCTTAGCAATTTTGTGCTCTCATCCCGTCGGCAAACAAAAATCAATCGACATGGATCTTCTCTTCGTCCTGAAAACCTTCCTCGAAGATGAG CGAAGAGCTGTGCACACGAAAGCAGCAGGCGTCGTTGCATTCGTGACAATAACGACACCGGGAAAATTACGGGCCTTAGATCTGCAGATAATGGGTCGTCTTTTGGAATTGGCTACCGATTTTCACTGTAGAGAACTTCAGCTCATGGCCTTGAAG GCGTTGACGAACATCGCCGAGGTTCCCAGAGGCAGAGCCATGATGTTGCAGTCGAACACGATGTTCATCGAGAATATCGATACGTGCAAAGACGAAGCCACTGAAAGGCACAAGGCAATTTTAATGGAGACTATTCGATGGCAACCGTAA